Proteins from a genomic interval of Musa acuminata AAA Group cultivar baxijiao chromosome BXJ1-9, Cavendish_Baxijiao_AAA, whole genome shotgun sequence:
- the LOC135593481 gene encoding tricetin 3',4',5'-O-trimethyltransferase-like — protein sequence MGSLKDVMQLTPEEDEEACIYAMQLSGGSVLPMALKAATELQILETIVKAGPGAELSPADIAAQLPTENPGAAAVMVDRILRLLAAFRVVSCTVEDGDDGRPSRKYAAAPVCKYLTKNDDGVSLAALALLNQDKVLMECWYYLKDAVLEGSIPFNKAYGKTAFEYPSTDARFNHVFNEGMRSHSTIFTKKLLQNYRGFDDVKVLVDVGGGTGATLRMITSEHPHIKGINFDLPHVISDAPPCPGVDHVSGDMFETIPSGGDAIFMKWILHDWSDEHCAKLLKNCWKALPEDGKVIAVESILPAVPEPSPLAQSVCIGDLVMLAYNPGGRERTQKELQHLAREAGFSGFNFTYVFATTWVIEFTK from the exons ATGGGATCACTCAAGGACGTGATGCAGCTGACCcccgaggaggatgaggaggcgtGCATCTACGCGATGCAGCTGTCCGGCGGCTCCGTCCTCCCCATGGCCCTCAAGGCGGCCACCGAGCTCCAGATCCTCGAGACTATCGTCAAGGCCGGACCCGGAGCCGAGCTGAGCCCTGCCGACATCGCCGCCCAGCTGCCCACCGAGAACCCGGGAGCGGCGGCAGTCATGGTAGATCGGATCCTCCGTTTACTCGCCGCCTTCCGCGTGGTCAGCTGCACCGTCGAGGACGGCGACGATGGCCGACCCTCGCGCAAGTATGCCGCCGCGCCCGTCTGCAAGTACTTGACCAAGAACGACGACGGCGTGTCCCTGGCCGCTCTGGCCTTGTTAAACCAAGACAAAGTCCTCATGGAGTGCTG GTACTACTTGAAGGACGCGGTGTTGGAAGGCAGCATCCCTTTCAACAAGGCCTACGGGAAGACGGCGTTCGAGTACCCAAGCACCGACGCCCGGTTTAACCACGTGTTCAACGAGGGCATGAGGAGCCACTCCACCATCTTTACCAAGAAGCTGCTCCAGAACTACCGCGGCTTCGACGACGTCAAGGTGCTCGTCGACGTCGGCGGCGGCACCGGCGCCACCCTCCGCATGATCACCTCCGAGCACCCTCACATCAAGGGCATCAACTTCGACCTCCCTCATGTCATCTCCGACGCACCGCCCTGTCCAG GTGTAGATCACGTTAGTGGAGACATGTTTGAGACCATTCCAAGTGGAGGAGACGCAATCTTTATGAAG TGGATTCTTCACGACTGGAGCGACGAGCACTGTGCAAAGTTGCTAAAGAACTGTTGGAAGGCTCTGCCTGAGGATGGAAAAGTGATAGCGGTGGAAAGTATTCTACCAGCAGTTCCAGAGCCCAGTCCTCTAGCCCAGAGTGTCTGTATTGGAGATCTGGTTATGTTGGCTTATAATCCTGGAGGCCGAGAGAGGACCCAAAAGGAATTGCAACACTTGGCAAGAGAAGCTGGCTTCTCAGGATTCAATTTCACCTATGTGTTTGCTACCACTTGGGTCATAGAATTCACCAAGTAG